Sequence from the Myxococcus virescens genome:
TGGAGGAGAACGGCGGCCACGCATCCGCCTCGCGGAGGCTGACTGTCACCGCGTCCACGCCGTCCGCGCCCCCCTTCCCGCCCCGCTCGCCCTTCGCCTCCGGACCACGGCCACCCTGCGCGGGAGCCCCGCCCGGACGCGCTCCGCCGCCCAGGCGCACCGTGGCGGACGACCAGGTGGGCGACGTCTTCTGCGCTTCGGCGATGAGGGCATCCATCGGCTTGCGCGGCGTCTCCACGTCGGGCGCGGGCACCTTCACCGACGCCGAGCCCGGCGGCCCCTGCCTCGCCGGAGCCTCGTGGCCCATCGCGGTGTAGACGAGGTCGGAGGCCCACTTGTACGAGATGACCATGCCCGACGCCGTGAGCACGATGAGCACCGGCAGCGACCAGAAGCCGATGACGTTGTGCCAGTTCCAGTCGCGCGCCTTGCCCTTCAGCCCACGCCGGAACCACAGCGACGGCCGCATGGCGCGCAGCGTCCACTTGCGCGGCCACCACAGGTACAGGCCGGAGATGGCCAGGAAGAGGAACACCGCGTTGCTCGCGCCGGTGATCGCCTTGCCCACCGCGCGGTTGTCGCCGCCGGCGGCCAGCCACCGGTGGAGCTCCACGTTCCATTGGAGGAAGCCGCGCAGGCCCGTCGCGCCATTCCCCAGCACCTCGCCGGTGAAGGGGTTGACGTAGGTCACAGAGCCCCGGCCGACGCTCACGAGCACCGAGGACGTCGGCTCCGGATACACCGTCACGCCGGAGGGCTGTCCGTCCGTCCGCACAGCGCGGACGCGCTCGACCAACGCCTCCACGGGGAGCCGGGGCGCGTCTGGAGACGGCGGCTGCACCGTCCGGACATCCCGCTCCGCCCATTCGATGAGCTGCTTCTCGAAGGCGATGACCACGCCCGTGAAGGACATGATCGCAATCACCAGCCCGGTGGCGATTCCGGCGATGAGATGAATCCAGAAGATGATGTTTCGGAAGGTGCGCATGAAACGGCTCCAGCGCGGGCCGGAGCCCACGCGAGGAGAACTGGAGCGGACCCGGCGCGACACCGCGCCAGACTCACTTCAGGGAGAAGTTCACCGGAATGTCGATCATGACTCGCGCCAGCCGCCCCGAACGGCCCAGCGCGGGCGTGAAGTGCCACTGATTCACGGCGGCAATCGCCGCGGCGTCCAGGGCGGGCACGGAGCGCATCACCCGGGTGTGCGCCTGCTCCACCCGGCCGTCCGTGCCAACGATGACCCGCACCACCACCACGCCCTGGATGTTCCGCTGCTTCGCCAGCCGGGGGTAGTCCGGCCTGACCTGCTTGAGGACCGTGGGGGGCCGCATCACCTGCTTCAGCGTCAGCGCGTCGCCCGTGCCGCCAATGGCCGTCGACCCGACGATGCCGCCCTGCGTTCCACCCACGACGCCACCGACCACGCCACCCACCACCCCGCCCACCGCGGACGCCTCGCTGCTCGCGGACGCCGGCTCCGCCTTCGCCACCGTGGGTTCGGGAGCAGGCTCAGGCTCCACCACGGGCTCCGGCTCAGGGGGCGTCTCCGGCTTCACCTCCGCCACCGGCTCGGGCCGGGGAACGGGGGTCGGCATCACCCGCTGCGCCGGCTTGGGACGCGCCTGGCGCTGCACTTCCTTCTTCGCGGCCGGCTGCGCCCCGCCACCACCCGCGGGCGGCGGGGGCGGAGGCGCGGCGAACGCCAGCAACACCAGCTCCGGCTCCTCCCGCACCACCTGCTTCGGCGACGCCGGGGACACGGACAGTCCCGCCGCGACGACGACCGCGTGGAGCACGACCGCCACGACAACGGCCCCGCTCCAGCGGCTCCAGAAACCCTCCACCCCGGCGGCATCCCCCATGCGGAAGAGCGCCCCAGTGGGCTGTGCCAACACCGAGGATGCTGCATCCGCGGCGGGCTCCGGAAGTTCGAAATTGAGAATCGTTCTCACTCTCACTGCGGACGTGGATACCCCCCACGGCCCTCACCGTCAACGCTCGCTGAGTAAAACTTCTTACGCCCGGTGGAACGCCCGCCCGGTCGTCCACGGAGGGATGGCGCGCGGAAAAGCCCTTTCGCGGCAGCCCTTTACAGGCGGCTGAAGGACCAGCTCAGCGCGCGGCCACCGGAATACGGCATGACCCCATGGAACGGCCGGGGGTCGGCGTCGAACACCAGCGGCAGGAAGTGCCGGTCGCCGTCCCACAGGTTGAGGCCTTGGATGTCCGCCACGGGCACCCAGGAGAGGGAGCCCTCCGGGTTCCGCTCGAGCGGGGTGCCTTCGAAGCCGTCGATGCGAAACACGAAGCCCAGCCAGTCCTCCCCGTGCTTGCCGAAGCCGGGCCAGGAGATGGTGCCGCGCAGCACCATCCGCGTGCACTCGATGCCGGCCTCCTCGCGAATCTCCCGGCGCATGCAGGCGGCCACGTCCTCGTCGCGCTCCATCTTCCCGCCCAGGCCATTGAACTTCCCGTAGTGGGCGTCATCCGGGCGGGCGTTGCGGTGGACGAGCAGCACGCGCTGCCCGTCCGGTGACATCACGTAACCGAGCGTGCCGATGATCGGGGTGTACGGCATGGGAGCGACCTCGCGCGGTGCGGCATCCAGGCGTCGGAGCCCCTTGGCCACCACCGGAATGTGACAAAGCGCGGCACTGTAGTTCATGCCGGGCCAGCCAGGTCCCTCCTCACCCCGCCCTCCTCACACGGCGGGTCGGGGGCTTCCCTTTACGCCAGCCAACGCAGCGCGTTAACATCTAGCGACACTGCATTATTCTTGATGACAACCCGCGTCGTCGGGAGAGGGGACTCTTGATGTCGGCATTCCGCCCCGGCCGGTACGGCCTGTATGAGCCAGACACCGAGCATGACGCCTGCGGCGTGGGATTCGTCGCCCACCTGAGGGGTGAGCGCTCGCGAGGCATCGTCGAGGACGCCCTGGAGCTCCTCAACCGGCTCAGCCACCGGGCGGCCGCGGGCAGGGACCCACGAACCGGCGACGGCGCCGGCATCCTGGTGCAGCTCCCCCACCGCTTCTTCGAGCGGGAGTCCCCGAAGCTGCCCTTCGCCCTCCCGCCGCGCCGGCACTACGGCGTGGGCCAGGTGTTCCTCCCGCCCGAGCCCGAGGCCCGGGCCGCCTGTGAGGCCGCCTTCGAGGAGGTCGTCGTACAGGAGGGCCAGCGCGTGCTCGGCTGGCGCGACGTGCCCGTGAACCCGGAGCACCTGGGCCCCGTGGCGCGTGAGGCCGCCCCCGTCATCCGCCAGCTCTTCGTGGCGCGGCGGCGCATGGTCCCCAGCGCCTTCGAGCGGAAGCTGTACCGCATCCGCAAGCTGACGGAGAACCTCATCCAGGCGCGCGGCGTGGACCCCAAGGGCCGCTTCCACGTGGCGTCGCTGTCGTCGGAGACGCTCGTCTACAAGGGGCTGATGCTGCCGGTGGACCTGCCGCGCTTCTACTCCGATTTGCAGCAGCCGGACTTCGTGAGCGCGCTGGGCCTGGTCCACTCGCGCTTCTCCACCAACACGTTCCCGACGTGGGAGCTGGCGCAGCCGTTCCGCTTCATCGCGCACAACGGTGAAATCAACACCATGCGTGGCAACCGGAACTGGATGACCGCGCGGCGCGGCCTGCTCCAGACGGCGCGCCTGGGCGGCAGCCTGGAGGCGCTCCAGCCCATCATCGTCCCGGGCAAGAGCGACTCGGCGCAGTTCGACAACATGGTGGAGCTGCTCTACCTGGGCGGTCGCACCCTGCCCCACGCGCTGATGATGATGATTCCGGAGGCGTGGGAGGGCGACGCGCTGATGTCCGACGAGCGGCGCGCCTTCTATGAATACTCCTCCGCCCTGCTGGAGCCGTGGGACGGGCCGGCGGCCATCGCCTTCACGGACGGGCAGCTCATCGGAGCCACGTTGGATCGCAACGGCCTGCGGCCCGCGCGCTACCTCGTCACGGAGGACGACCGCATCATCCTCGCCTCGGAGATGGGCGTCATCGACGTGCCGCCCTCGCAGGTGCGCCGCAAGGGCCGCCTGACGCCGGGCCGCATGCTGCTGGTGGACACCACCGAGGGCCGCATCCTGGAGGACGAGGACGTCAAGCGCGACATCACCACGCGCTGGCCCTACCGCCGCTGGCTCCAGCGCAACGTCTACACCTTCGACAACCTCCCCGCCGTCACCGCCCCGGTGCGCCTGCGCGGCGAGGAGCTGTGGCGGGCCCAGCGCGCCTTCGGCTACACCGCCGAGGACGTGCGCTCGGTGCTCACGCCCATGGCGGAGACGGGCAAGGAGCCAGTGGGCTCCATGGGCACGGACACGCCGCTGGCGGTGCTCAGCGACCACGCCCCCAGCCTCTTCTCCTACTTCCACCAGCTCTTCGCGCAGGTGACCAACCCACCCATCGACCCGCTGCGCGAGTCGCTGGTGATGACGCTGGCCACCGCGCTGGGCCCGGAGAGCAACACCTTCGAAGAGACGCCGGAGCAGTGCCACCGGCTGTCCCTCCCCGGCCCCATCCTCACCAACGGGCAGCTCGCGCGGCTGGCGGCCATCAATGACGAGGGCCTGTTCGAGACGCGCCGCCTGTCGCTCCTCTACGCCCTGGACGGAGGCGAAGGCGCGCTCGAGGCGGCGGTGGAGAAGCTCTGCGACGAGGCCGTGGACGCGGTGGACGCGGGCGCCAGCATCCTGCTCTTGAGCGACCGCGGCGTGGACGCGGCGCACGCGGCCATTCCCGCGCTGCTGGCCATGTCCGCGGTGCACCAGCGGCTCGTCCGTGACGGCATCCGCATGTACACCGGCCTGCTGCTGGAGACGGCGGAGGCGCGCGAGGTGCACCACTTCGCCTGCCTGTTCGCCTACGGCGCCGCGGCGGTGAACCCGTACCTGGCGCTGGACACGCTCCGGGCCCTGGCGGACAGCGGCGAGCTGGCCGTGGACGCGGAGAAGGCGCAGGACCGCTTCATCCACGCCGTGGAGGAAGGCCTGCTCAAGGTGATGTCGAAGATGGGCATCTCCACCCTCCAGTCCTACCGCGGCGCGCAGCTCTTCGAGGCCGTGGGGCTCCAGCGCTCGCTGGTGGAGCGGCACTTCACCGACACGGCGTCGCGCGTGGAGGGGGTGGGCCTGCCGGAGCTGGGGCGCGAAGTGGCGGAGCGTCACGCCCGGGGCTTCGGCGCGGAAGCGGACGCGGAGGCCGGCATGCTGCCCGTGGGCGGCCAGTACCGCTGGCGCCGTCTGGGCGAGCGGCACAAGTGGAACCCGGCCACCATCGCCAGGCTCCAGGCGGCGGTGCGCGCGAACGACGCCGCCACCTTCGCGGAGTACTCGCGGCTCGCGGACGACGAGACGCGCGAGCACTCCAACCTGCGCGGCCTGCTCGAAATCGCCCACGAGGGCCGCACGCCCGTGCCGCTGGACGAGGTGGAGCCGGCGCTCTCCATTGCCCGGCGCTTCGTCACCGGCGCCATGTCCTTCGGCTCCATCAGCGCGGAGGCGCACGAGACGCTGGCCATCGCGATGAACCGGCTGGGCGGGCGCTCCAACAGCGGCGAGGGCGGCGAGGAGTCGCGGCGCTACACCCGGGACGAGAACGGAGACCTGCGCCGCAGCGCCATCAAGCAGGTGGCCAGCGCGCGCTTCGGCGTCACCACGGAGTACCTGGTCAACGCGGACGAGCTCCAAATCAAGGTGGCCCAGGGCGCCAAGCCCGGCGAGGGCGGCCAGCTGCCCGGCCACAAGGTGGATGAGCGGATTGCCCGCGTGCGCTGGTCCACGCCGGGCGTGACGCTCATCTCCCCGCCACCGCACCACGACATCTACTCCATCGAGGACCTGGCGCAGCTCATCTACGACCTCCAGTCGGTGAATCCGGCCGCGCGCGTCGGCGTGAAGCTGGTCAGCGAGGTGGGCGTGGGCACCATCGCCGCGGGCGTGGCCAAGGCCGGCGCCAGCTGCGTGGTCATCTCCGGCTACGAGGGCGGCACGGGCGCCTCGCCGCTGTCCAGCATCCAGCACGCGGGCCTGCCCTGGGAGCTGGGGCTGGCGGAGACGCAGCAGGTGCTGGTGCACAACGGGCTGCGCTCGCGCATCCGCGTTCAGGCGGACGGCGGCATGCGCACCGCACGGGACGTGCTGGTGGCCACGCTCCTGGGCGCCGAGGAGTTCGGCATGGCCACCGCCAGCCTGGTGGCCGTGGGCTGCGTCATGCTGCGCAAGTGTCACCTCAACACCTGTTCGGCGGGCATCGCCACGCAGGACGCGGGGCTGCGCGAGCGCTTCCAGGGCAAGCCCGAGGACGTGGTGAACTTCTTCCTCCTCATCGCGGAGGACCTGCGCCAGCGGATGGCCGCGCTGGGCGCGCGCTCCCTGCAGGAGCTGGTGGGCCGCGTGGACCTGCTGCGGCAGCGCCCGGCGGTGGACCACTGGAAGGCGAAGCGCGTGGACCTGTCCGGGCTGCTCGCCGCGCCGGCCGCGCCGGACAGCGAGCCGCGCCACTGCACCGAGCCGCGCATCAAGGACGTGTCCGACCACCTGGACCACGCGCTGCTGCGCGACGCCAGCGCGGTGCTGGACGGCGGACCGCCCATGCTGCTCAACGTGCCGGTGGCCAACACCCACCGCGCCGTGGGCGCCCTGTTGTCGGGGGAGATTGCCCGGCGTCACGGGGGCCAGGGGCTGCCGGATGGCCGGCTCCATGTGCGGATGAAGGGCTCCGCCGGCCAGAGCTTCGGCGCCTTCGTGGTGAAGGGCGTGACGCTGGAGCTGGAGGGTGACGCCAACGACTACGTGGGCAAGGGCCTGTCCGGTGGACGCATCATCGTCTACCCGCCGCAGGCCAGCCGCTTCACCGCCGAGGAGAACGTGCTGGTGGGCAACACCGCGCTCTATGGCGCCACGGCCGGCGAGGTCTACCTGCGGGGGCTCGCGGGTGAGCGCTTCGCGGTGCGAAACAGCGGCGCGCAGGCCGTCGTGGAGGGCGTGGGCGACCACGGCTGCGAATACATGACGGGCGGCGCGGTGGTGGTGCTGGGCCCCACCGGGCGCAACTTCGCGGCGGGCATGAGCGGCGGCATCGCCTACGTGCTCGACCGCGAGCAGTCCTTCCGGCAGCGCTGCAACCTGGAGATGGTGGAGCTGGAGTCCCTGGTGGACGAGTCCGAAATCTGGCTCGTGCACGGCATGGTGGAGCGGCACCTGCACCACACCGGCAGCGCGCTGGCGCGGCGGGTACTGGACAACTGGGAGCTGATGGTGCCGCGCTTCGTGAAGGTGATGCCCACGGACTACAAGCGGGTCCTCCAGGCACGGCGCGCGGCGCGCAGACCACCGGAGTCCACATCCGCGGCGTTGCCCCAGTCCGCGGCGGGGAGGGCCTGAGCCATGGGTAAGCCAACCGGATTCATCGAGTGGGAGCGCGTCCACGCGGTCAAGCGGGACAAGGCGGACCGGCTGGGCGACTGGCGCGAGTTCGCGCTGCCGCTGGCCCCCGACGAGGCCAAACGGCAGGCCGGCCGCTGCATGGACTGTGGCGTCCCCTTCTGCCACCAGGGCTGTCCCCTGGGGAACCTCATCCCCGACTTCAACGAGGCCGTGTACCGCGGGCGCTGGCGCGAGGCGTACGACCTGCTCAGCCGCACCAATGGCTTCCCGGAGATGACGGGCCGGCTGTGCCCGGCGCCGTGCGAGGCTGCGTGTGTGCTCGCCATCGACCGGGACCCGGTCACCATCGAGCAGATGGAGAAGGAAATCGTCGAACGGGCCTTCGAGGAGGGCTGGGTGAAGCCCCGGCCTCCGGCACGCCGCACCGGGAAGACGGTGGGCGTGGTGGGCTCCGGGCCCGCGGGACTGGCGGCGGCGGCGCAGCTCAACGCGGCCGGACACACCGTCACCGTGTACGAGCGGGCCGCCCGGGCCGGCGGCCTGCTGCGCTATGGCATCCCCGACTTCAAGCTGGAGAAGTCCGTGGTGGACCGGCGCCTGGCGCTGATGGAGGCGGAAGGCATCACCTTCGTCACCGGCGTGGACGTGGGCGGTGCCCTGAGCTACCGCGCGCTGCGCGCGAAGCACGACGCCCTGGTGCTGGCCATGGGCGCGCGCCGTCCGCGCGAGCTGGAAGTCCCCGGACGCGAGCTGTCCGGTGTCGTCCAGGCCATGGAGTACCTGGAGCACCAGAACCGGCTCGTCTCGGGCCAAGGCCAGAAGGACTCACGCCTGGACGCGGCCGGCCGGCACGTCGTGGTGCTGGGCGGCGGCGACACCGGCTCGGACTGCCTGGGTACCGCGCTGCGTCAGGGTGCGGCGAGCGTGCGGCAGGTGGAGCTCCTCCCCGCCCCGCCCGCGGTGCGCGCGGAGGGCAACCCCTGGCCGAGGTGGCCCGTCATCTTCCGCACCTCCACCAGCCAGGAGGAAGGCGGCGAGCGCCGCTTCGCGCTGATGACGAAGCGGCTGACGGGCAGCGACGGACGGCTCCAGACGCTGCACGCCGTGGAAATCGAGTTCCAGCCCGAACCTGGCGCCCTGCCCCGCCTCATTGAACGTCCCGGCACCGAGGTGACGTTCGAAACGGACCTGCTGGTGCTGGCCATGGGCTTCACGGGGCCCGAGGTGGGTAACCTCTCCGAGGAACTGGGGGTAAAGCTGTCTCCCCGCGGCACGGTACAGGTGGACGCGCGCTTCGCCACGTCCGCGGACGGGGTGTTCTGCGCCGGGGACGCGAGCCGGGGCGCCAGCCTCATCGTCTGGGCCCTGTCGGACGGTCGCGAAGCCGCCAAGGCCTGCGATGCGTATCTTTCCGGGGGGCGCTCCGCGCTTCCTACCCGGGGTGCGGACTGCGCCTTCTGAGCGGAATGAAACGCCCGGGTCGCCTTTTTGGGGCGAGTCGGGAATAAATAGCAGGCGAGGCAGTTAGAATGGGCTTAACCCATTACTCCCTCCCACAGGAGGCCCCTGACATGCGAAGCGAACAGACCCTCATCGTGACCGAAGCCGACTTGGAGCGCCTGCGCCAGGTGGTGGACCACAACGGAGGCGGCCGCACGGCCGAGTTCGCGGAAATGCTTGACGCGGAGCTGACCCGGGCCCGCGTCGTCGCGTCGGAAGAGGTGCCGCCCGACGTCGTGACGATGAACAGCAAGGTCGTCTTCGAGGACGAACAGACGGGAGAGCGCCGGGAGGTCACCCTTGTCTACCCGCGCGACGCCAGCAGCGACGAGGGGCGCATCTCCGTCCTGGCCCCCATCGGCAGCGCGCTCATCGGCCTGACCGTGGGGCAGACCATCACCTGGCCCCTGCCGGGCGGACGCTCCAAGCAGCTGCGCATCGTCGCGGTGCCCTACCAGCCCGAGGCCTCGGGCCACTACAACCTCTGATTCGGCTTCCCCCGGACGGCACCGTACGCCCTCGTGGCGGACGGTGCCGTTCTCCGTTTCAGCGCAGCCCCACGCGCTTCGCCAACTCCTGCGCCAGGGCCCGCAGCTCCTCCACGCCGGCCGCCTGCGGGCTCGTGTCGAACACCACCTCATAGCCCAGCCCCGCCTGGTTGATGGACTCCGAGCGCGGAATCCGAGCCCTCAACACGGGCACGGTGGACTCGCTCAGCGCGCCCTCCATGGCCTCGTTGGTCGCGGTGGTGCGGCGATCCCACAGATTCACCACCGCCACCAGCTCACCGCCCTGCTCGCGAACGTCACGCCAGGCGGTCTCGATTTCCCCCAGCCCCTGGAGCGCGAAGGCGCCGGTGGGCACGGGGGCCACGACCAGGTCCGCGGAGGCGAGCACGGCCTCGGTGTAGGCGCCGATGCTGGGCGGGGTGTCCGCGAGGATGATGTCCGGCGTCCACCCCAGCGTCTTGAGCGCGCGAGGAATCGCCTGGAGGCGGTGGCCCCACTGGAACAGCTCGCGCTCCTGCGCGGCCATGCGCGGCGCGGCGGGGGCGATGAACAAGCCGGGCCGCTTCGGTGAAGCCACCACCACCTGCGCCAGCGTGTGCCTGGGACGGGGCCCGAGCGCATCCCCCACGCAGGGGCCTTCCCGGCTCTCCAGCCCCAGCACCAGCGACGCATGGGCCTGGGGGTCCAGGTCCAGCAGCAGCACCTGGCGGCCGGCATCCGCGAGGGCCGCCGCCACATGCGAGCAGAGCGTCGTCTTGCCGACGCCGCCCTTGATGGTGGAGAACGCGATGAACGCCATGCCCCGGTCTATACCGGACGACCCACGGGGAGAGAAGCCACGGGCGGCGGCGCCTCCTCCATGCTCAGCTCACCCCCACCTTGCACTCGGGGAGCGCCTGGCGCAGCCGCTCGATTTCCCCTGGAGGCAGGGTCGTCCAGTACAGGTCCACCGTCCGCAACCAGGTCATCCGGAAGAGGACGGGCGGCAGCGTCGTCAGCGGCGTGGACTGGAGATCCAGGAACGTCAGGCGCTTGAGCCGCTCCAGCGCGTCGGGCAACGTCGTCAGCCCCGTGCGGTTCAGGTTGAGTGACTCGAGGGATTCCAGGTCACCCAGATCGGGCGGCAGCTCGGTCAACTCAGGGTTGAACGACAGATCCAGCTTCTTCAGCTTCGACAGGCGCCCCAACTCCGGGGGCACCGCCTTGATGCCCGTCGTCCGGACCCAGAGGGACTCCAGCTCGGTGAACTCGCCAATCAGCGCGGGCAGCTCGCCCAGCTTCCGGCCGTTGAACAGCAGCTCCTTCGAGTCCCGGGGGAACTTATCGAACAAGGCAGCCGGGCCCTTCGCCTTCGCGGGCGCCTTCGCCTTGATGGGAAGGGACGCGCCCGCCAGGTCCGCGGGCGCCACGGGCGAGGTGCCCTCCTTCACGTCCTTCAAGGCCACGGCCAGCGCCGCCAGCTCCTCCTCGAGCCACGAGGAGAACGTCCCCAGTTCCTCCACGGGGAGACTGTCCTCCACGCGCCAGACCACGCCGGACGCGCCTGCGGCGCCCCTGCCAAAAGCGAAGCCGTTGATGTCGTCAATGTCGTGGGCGGCGAACATCACGAACGAATAGGCATGGGTGCCCGCCTCGCGCTCCGCGCGGACCTCGTCCCATGGCCGGTCGGGCACGCCCACCTGCTGTGACAGCCCCACCTGCCAGCGCGGAGGCAGCAAGCCCAACGTGGACGACGCGCCCGACAGCCACCGGTAGCCCAGCACCTTGACGAGCGCCCCGTACTCCGGAGGCAAGAGCGGCGCGGGGTCGAACACGGTCGAGAACGGCACCACCCGCGGCTCCAGGGCCTCCGGATACTCGCCGGCCGAGCCCCGCCCCAAGGTCTGGACGGCCTGCTTCTCCACGCGCTTCCACTGCGCCGCCAGCGACACGTTCTTCTTCGGCATGCCCGCCCATTACCTGCAACGACATGCGAAGGAAATGGGCACCTCCGCGCGCTACTTCTGCGTCATGATCCACTTCACCAGCGCGCGCGCCTCGGCCTCCGACACCTGGGCGTTCGCCGGCATCGGAATGGCGCCCCAGACGCCGCTGCTGCCCTTGCGCACGCGCTGCGTCAGCTTGTCCTCCACGCCCTCCTGCTTCGCATAGCGGGCGGCAATCTCCTTGAATGAGGGACCGACCAGCCGCGCCGTCGCTGAATGGCACGTCGAGCAGTTCTTGGCCTTCGAGAGCTCCTCGCTCGCGGAGGCCACGTTGGACACCGACGCCACCGCGAGAACAGACAGCCACAGAAAACGCTTCATCGAAGTCTCCAGTCCACACTGCATATCAAGGCTGACCGACATGGCAGCCCTCTCTGATTTTGCTGAGCTCCACGCAAACTAGCGCGCGGCACGCCCTTCCGCGACGCGCACCACGCGCCCATCGCCCAGGGTGTCCGGTGGGCTCAGCACCACCCGGTCCTCGGCGGACAATCCGTCCATCACCTCGACATGAGCGCCCAGGTCACGCC
This genomic interval carries:
- a CDS encoding PepSY-associated TM helix domain-containing protein, giving the protein MRTFRNIIFWIHLIAGIATGLVIAIMSFTGVVIAFEKQLIEWAERDVRTVQPPSPDAPRLPVEALVERVRAVRTDGQPSGVTVYPEPTSSVLVSVGRGSVTYVNPFTGEVLGNGATGLRGFLQWNVELHRWLAAGGDNRAVGKAITGASNAVFLFLAISGLYLWWPRKWTLRAMRPSLWFRRGLKGKARDWNWHNVIGFWSLPVLIVLTASGMVISYKWASDLVYTAMGHEAPARQGPPGSASVKVPAPDVETPRKPMDALIAEAQKTSPTWSSATVRLGGGARPGGAPAQGGRGPEAKGERGGKGGADGVDAVTVSLREADAWPPFSSKQVSLNPFSGEVAKQETYADYNSGRKLRTWLRFLHTGEALGLLGQLVAAIASLGGVFLVYTGFALSWRRFFSRRRTNTEPREEAAAQVEPVA
- a CDS encoding TonB family protein; this translates as MRTILNFELPEPAADAASSVLAQPTGALFRMGDAAGVEGFWSRWSGAVVVAVVLHAVVVAAGLSVSPASPKQVVREEPELVLLAFAAPPPPPPAGGGGAQPAAKKEVQRQARPKPAQRVMPTPVPRPEPVAEVKPETPPEPEPVVEPEPAPEPTVAKAEPASASSEASAVGGVVGGVVGGVVGGTQGGIVGSTAIGGTGDALTLKQVMRPPTVLKQVRPDYPRLAKQRNIQGVVVVRVIVGTDGRVEQAHTRVMRSVPALDAAAIAAVNQWHFTPALGRSGRLARVMIDIPVNFSLK
- a CDS encoding NUDIX hydrolase, with product MPYTPIIGTLGYVMSPDGQRVLLVHRNARPDDAHYGKFNGLGGKMERDEDVAACMRREIREEAGIECTRMVLRGTISWPGFGKHGEDWLGFVFRIDGFEGTPLERNPEGSLSWVPVADIQGLNLWDGDRHFLPLVFDADPRPFHGVMPYSGGRALSWSFSRL
- the gltB gene encoding glutamate synthase large subunit; amino-acid sequence: MSAFRPGRYGLYEPDTEHDACGVGFVAHLRGERSRGIVEDALELLNRLSHRAAAGRDPRTGDGAGILVQLPHRFFERESPKLPFALPPRRHYGVGQVFLPPEPEARAACEAAFEEVVVQEGQRVLGWRDVPVNPEHLGPVAREAAPVIRQLFVARRRMVPSAFERKLYRIRKLTENLIQARGVDPKGRFHVASLSSETLVYKGLMLPVDLPRFYSDLQQPDFVSALGLVHSRFSTNTFPTWELAQPFRFIAHNGEINTMRGNRNWMTARRGLLQTARLGGSLEALQPIIVPGKSDSAQFDNMVELLYLGGRTLPHALMMMIPEAWEGDALMSDERRAFYEYSSALLEPWDGPAAIAFTDGQLIGATLDRNGLRPARYLVTEDDRIILASEMGVIDVPPSQVRRKGRLTPGRMLLVDTTEGRILEDEDVKRDITTRWPYRRWLQRNVYTFDNLPAVTAPVRLRGEELWRAQRAFGYTAEDVRSVLTPMAETGKEPVGSMGTDTPLAVLSDHAPSLFSYFHQLFAQVTNPPIDPLRESLVMTLATALGPESNTFEETPEQCHRLSLPGPILTNGQLARLAAINDEGLFETRRLSLLYALDGGEGALEAAVEKLCDEAVDAVDAGASILLLSDRGVDAAHAAIPALLAMSAVHQRLVRDGIRMYTGLLLETAEAREVHHFACLFAYGAAAVNPYLALDTLRALADSGELAVDAEKAQDRFIHAVEEGLLKVMSKMGISTLQSYRGAQLFEAVGLQRSLVERHFTDTASRVEGVGLPELGREVAERHARGFGAEADAEAGMLPVGGQYRWRRLGERHKWNPATIARLQAAVRANDAATFAEYSRLADDETREHSNLRGLLEIAHEGRTPVPLDEVEPALSIARRFVTGAMSFGSISAEAHETLAIAMNRLGGRSNSGEGGEESRRYTRDENGDLRRSAIKQVASARFGVTTEYLVNADELQIKVAQGAKPGEGGQLPGHKVDERIARVRWSTPGVTLISPPPHHDIYSIEDLAQLIYDLQSVNPAARVGVKLVSEVGVGTIAAGVAKAGASCVVISGYEGGTGASPLSSIQHAGLPWELGLAETQQVLVHNGLRSRIRVQADGGMRTARDVLVATLLGAEEFGMATASLVAVGCVMLRKCHLNTCSAGIATQDAGLRERFQGKPEDVVNFFLLIAEDLRQRMAALGARSLQELVGRVDLLRQRPAVDHWKAKRVDLSGLLAAPAAPDSEPRHCTEPRIKDVSDHLDHALLRDASAVLDGGPPMLLNVPVANTHRAVGALLSGEIARRHGGQGLPDGRLHVRMKGSAGQSFGAFVVKGVTLELEGDANDYVGKGLSGGRIIVYPPQASRFTAEENVLVGNTALYGATAGEVYLRGLAGERFAVRNSGAQAVVEGVGDHGCEYMTGGAVVVLGPTGRNFAAGMSGGIAYVLDREQSFRQRCNLEMVELESLVDESEIWLVHGMVERHLHHTGSALARRVLDNWELMVPRFVKVMPTDYKRVLQARRAARRPPESTSAALPQSAAGRA
- a CDS encoding glutamate synthase subunit beta: MGKPTGFIEWERVHAVKRDKADRLGDWREFALPLAPDEAKRQAGRCMDCGVPFCHQGCPLGNLIPDFNEAVYRGRWREAYDLLSRTNGFPEMTGRLCPAPCEAACVLAIDRDPVTIEQMEKEIVERAFEEGWVKPRPPARRTGKTVGVVGSGPAGLAAAAQLNAAGHTVTVYERAARAGGLLRYGIPDFKLEKSVVDRRLALMEAEGITFVTGVDVGGALSYRALRAKHDALVLAMGARRPRELEVPGRELSGVVQAMEYLEHQNRLVSGQGQKDSRLDAAGRHVVVLGGGDTGSDCLGTALRQGAASVRQVELLPAPPAVRAEGNPWPRWPVIFRTSTSQEEGGERRFALMTKRLTGSDGRLQTLHAVEIEFQPEPGALPRLIERPGTEVTFETDLLVLAMGFTGPEVGNLSEELGVKLSPRGTVQVDARFATSADGVFCAGDASRGASLIVWALSDGREAAKACDAYLSGGRSALPTRGADCAF
- the rnk gene encoding nucleoside diphosphate kinase regulator: MRSEQTLIVTEADLERLRQVVDHNGGGRTAEFAEMLDAELTRARVVASEEVPPDVVTMNSKVVFEDEQTGERREVTLVYPRDASSDEGRISVLAPIGSALIGLTVGQTITWPLPGGRSKQLRIVAVPYQPEASGHYNL
- a CDS encoding ParA family protein yields the protein MAFIAFSTIKGGVGKTTLCSHVAAALADAGRQVLLLDLDPQAHASLVLGLESREGPCVGDALGPRPRHTLAQVVVASPKRPGLFIAPAAPRMAAQERELFQWGHRLQAIPRALKTLGWTPDIILADTPPSIGAYTEAVLASADLVVAPVPTGAFALQGLGEIETAWRDVREQGGELVAVVNLWDRRTTATNEAMEGALSESTVPVLRARIPRSESINQAGLGYEVVFDTSPQAAGVEELRALAQELAKRVGLR
- a CDS encoding leucine-rich repeat domain-containing protein, with translation MPKKNVSLAAQWKRVEKQAVQTLGRGSAGEYPEALEPRVVPFSTVFDPAPLLPPEYGALVKVLGYRWLSGASSTLGLLPPRWQVGLSQQVGVPDRPWDEVRAEREAGTHAYSFVMFAAHDIDDINGFAFGRGAAGASGVVWRVEDSLPVEELGTFSSWLEEELAALAVALKDVKEGTSPVAPADLAGASLPIKAKAPAKAKGPAALFDKFPRDSKELLFNGRKLGELPALIGEFTELESLWVRTTGIKAVPPELGRLSKLKKLDLSFNPELTELPPDLGDLESLESLNLNRTGLTTLPDALERLKRLTFLDLQSTPLTTLPPVLFRMTWLRTVDLYWTTLPPGEIERLRQALPECKVGVS